The DNA window TCCCCGTGGTCTGGCCTTTTATCATGATCTATATGCTGCCACAATTAAAAGCTTTTACACCGCAGATCCGGTTATAAGTTATAAGTTATAACTTAAAAGTCAGGGAAAGCCGTCTGTCCCTGGATAAAGGGGTCCGGATATAATTATTAAACAGCCATGCTGAGACTCAAAAAGTTCCTGAGGCCCGGTGCAAGACCAAGTATGAATATCACAAGTTTAAGGAGATCTGAGTCCCCGGGGTCCTCAACATACCTGTCAATGGCATAGAGCGCCGCCACTATGACCGCTATCTTGAGGGGGAACATCACAAGGGCCGTGCCGGTGAGGGCCGTGAATGCCGATGGCAGAACATGCTGCTCAGCATAACCATAGAGGTCAACCGCAACGTAGGTTGAGGATGCATCAAAAAGGTGTGCGCATATCACGTAAAGGTTCATCCTCTCCCTTAGAAGTTCCCATTTAATGCTTATTATATAGAAAAGGACTGCTGATGCCAGGAATACTCCCAGTACAGAGAAAAAGGGTATGGGATTAATGTTCTGCATGCTTATGATGTTTGGTATGGAAAGAATCGCCCCTGTAGCGAATACAAGCTTTCTGTAATCCCATCCATAAATTTTCTCAAGTTTAACCGAGATGAGAAGCGTTGCTATTGCCGTGAGTCCCACGAGGATATATATGCCAGGTGTCACAAGGAGATGGGTGAGGGGGTAGATCCCATTATCAACAAGGGCCCTCGCACCTGACCCGAGAAATATGAAGGGAAGCAGCGGTACCAGGAGTTCCCGGGGACTCTTTTTAAGCCACCTGAACATTCTGAGTATGACGAGAACAACAGCCCCGAGTACAATGCCAAAAACGACTGTGTTGAGGGGTGTGTAGCCCGGGTGTAGGTAGAAGAAGTTGCTCTCCAGGAACTCCTGAAGCTCAGATATCATTTCTCATCCTGCCTATGAGTTTTTTATTGATTACCTCCCTCACAATCAGGGGAAGAGGTGTTCTTCTACCCTCAGGTCTGGTTTTACCCCTTCTTATGCCATCAATTATATCATCAACTGTATTTTCAGATTCCACCACCGTGAATGAACTTCCAACAGCCTCCACAAAGTGTGCATCACTTGCACCTATCTCAGGGATGCCCCTCTTTCTTGCGAATTTCCTGGCCCTCCAGTTGGAATACCCCACTATGTAGCGGGAGTTGAGGGTTTCAAGTGCATCAACACGTAGGTTTCTCTCGTTCACAAAGAGGCCCTGCCTGTACCTGACAAAGGGGTGTGGGATTATGGCAAGTGCATCCTGTGAGTGTATCTCATCCAGGGTCTCTGCAGGTGTGAGGCCCCTCTGTATTTCCTCCTGCACTCCCAGTGCCACTATGTGGCCTGCAGATGTGCTGAGCTCCACTGCAGGAACCACCGTGACCCCAAACTCTGCTGAGGCCCCCATGGCAATCAGGGACCCCTTCACTGTATTGTGGTCTGCAATCGCAACTACATCGAGGCCCACAATGGAGGCCCTTTTCAGTATATCCTGTGGCGTTCCCCTTGCATCCCCTGAGTATACGGTGTGTATGTGGGGGTCAATCCTTATCATGAAATCACCTTAACAATTGCGCTCATGTTCCCTAGACCCATCAGTGCATCACCCTGTATTCTATGCTTCCTATAAGCCCCACGGGCCCCGTCATCATGACGTCCCCTGCAGGTGCAGCATGGTGGACCCTGAGGGGTGTTTCATCGAGAATTCTTCTCTGGGGGCCCGTTGCAACAACCACCTCAGGCTCACCCACCCCTTCAAGGACATGGGCACCATGACCCCCGTCGCCATGGACCTCCTGATGGGTTATCTCCCCACGGGCGAGTTTCAGGAGGAGTTCCTCAAGTTTCTCAGGGGACAGCATTTTTGTGTGGTGCTCCATGACCCCATGTATTCTTCCATCCAGGATGCTGGCTGCCAGGGTGTGGCCGTTACCCGCATCAACAGCGACCAGCGGACCATCTGCGTCCACTGCGGGGTCAAGGAGTGCCCCTGCTATTGATGCGAACTTGGAATCCATCATAAGGATCGGGTGCTCAGCTGAACCCTCAATGGATTTCATCCTGGTGAAGTAATCGGGCACGTCGCCAAGGTATGAGAACTCCTGAGGTTTCACTGGTTCTGTGAGTTTCTCCCGGATCTTCATAAAACGGAAGTTCCTATCACCCATATCACCACCCGCACCATGGTCCTGAACAGCCACCCCCAGGAAGTCAATCTCCAGTTCAACATCAAAGTGTCCCAGGGCCCCGGCTATGGCCTCAAGATCAACATCCCCCAGCTTCACCCTCCTCAGGCCTGGGTCCCTGTCTGATATCTCTATCCCCATTGCCCTGACCCTTTCAAGGTCATCCCTGATTGTCCTTGCTGCCTCAGGGGTCATCACAACCCGGTAGCCCCTCTCAAGGTGTTCCATTATAGCCCTGCTCACGGGCCCCCCACCCATTGTCTGGCCATGAATGAAGATGTCCTCAGTGATTCCCCTGATCCTTTCTGCGATTATCCTTGTGGGTGAGGGCATTACCATTTTTATGGAATTTTCAATTCTATCAACTGTCGTGTCATGGTACATTATATCCTGGGTCCCTGCCCCCACATCGACTGCAAGTATCTTCATGTGGGAATCATATCTTCCCCCCATTTATTAACCGTTTCTTAAATGTACATATATGTACTGTAAAGTTTTAAATAGTTCTTTGAAGAGACGTTATGCATGTAAATGCTGATGATGACTTTATCATAAAATCTAAGGTGATACCATGAACAAGATTGTTCTTGACGAAAACGAAATACCAAAAAAATGGTACAACATCAACCCGGACCTGCCATCACCACTACCCGAACCCAGAAACCCTGAGGGCGGAGAGAACATAGAAAACCTCCCGAGGGTATTCTCAAGGGGTGTGCTTGAGCAGGAGATGTCAATGGAGCGCTGGATAAAGATCCCCCGTGAGGTCAGAGATGTTTACAAGATGATCGGAAGGCCCACCCCACTTTTCAGGGCAAAGGGCCTTGAGGAGATGCTTGACACCCCCGCCAGGATATACTACAAGAGGGAGGATTATTCGCCCACAGGAAGCCACAAATTGAATACTGCGATAGCACAGGCATACTATGCCCGTGAAGATGGTGCTGAAAGGCTCACAACAGAAACAGGTGCCGGACAGTGGGGAACAGCTCTCTCACTTGCATGTTCACTCATGGACCTCCAGTGCAAGGTCTACATGGTCAGGGTTTCCTTCAACCAGAAGCCCTTCAGAAAAACAATAATGCAGCTCTACGGTGGCGAGGTTGTCCCATCACCAAGTGACCATACCGAATTCGGAAAGAAAATACTCAGCGAAGACCCCGAACACCCAGGATCCCTTGGTATAGCCATATCCGAGGCAATGGAGGAAGCCCTTCAGTATGAAAACGTTTACTACTCCCTTGGAAGCGTCCTCAACCACGTTCTACTACACCAGACAGTGATAGGTCTTGAAACACAGAAGCAGCTGGAAATAGCAGGTGAAACACCTGATATCATGATAGGCTGTGTCGGAGGGGGCAGCAACTTTGGTGGGGCAGTTTTCCCATTCATAAAGGATAAAATTGATGGTAAACTCGACTGTGAATTCATAGCAGCTGAACCAAAATCATGTCCAACCCTCACCCAGGGAGAATACCGGTACGACTTCGGTGACACGGCGGGGATGACACCACTCCTCAAGATGTACACACTCGGCCACGACTTTGTACCCCCCTCCGTGCACGCAGGCGGTCTGAGGTACCATGGAATGTCGCCACAGGTTGCACTCCTTGTGAGGGAGGGCATCGTCAAGGCCAGAGCCGTTGCACAGCATGAAATATTTGAGAGCGGTGTTAAATTCGCAAAGGCCGAGGGAGTGGTCCCCGCACCAGAAACATGCCACGCCATAAGTGTTGCCATGGAGGAGGCCAGGAAGTGCAGAGAGACCGGTGAGGAAAAAACAATAGTTGTGAGCTTCTCGGGCCACGGGCTCCTGGACCTCCAGGGTTATGGGGACTATCTTGAGGGCAAAATCTAAAGGCCCATTAATCCTTCAGGAGCAGCTGGCTTAACCCGGCCTTATGTGATGTGAAGCTCAGGCTGACTTCGGCCAGTGCCCCCTATCTTCTTCTTCAATACATATAAATACCATCACAACCTACACTAGATTAGTTTATATCAATCTTTAATTTATATCAATCTCATCAAGGTGATCTGATGGACTACAGGAACATCGTTATCGGTGCCATGATCCTTATCATAGCACTGATGGTCGGTTTCAATGTTGCCCTGTACATGGGGGCCCAGGAACAGAACGTAACCCAGCTGGACTGGGCTGACAATGCAACAACAGATATGAGTTTTGCAAATGAATCCCCCGCGCCGGTCAGTACCGACAACACGAAAACAACCACAAAGAGAACCAGAACAAACATCACACCCGGTGAAGGAAACACCACAGAACCTGAAGAACCCGAACCACCGGCTCAAAATCAAACCACATAAGGAGGATCAATATTGTACAGAATAGGTGAAGCACTCATAGGAAGCGGTAACGAGGTCGCCCATATAGATCTCATCATAGGTGATAAGGAGGGAAACGCAGGGGCTGCCTTTGCAAATGGCCTCACCACCCTCTCCCTCGGCCACACACCACTTCTATCGGTTATACGGCCCAACCTCATGACAAAACCCGCGACCCTCATAGTACCCAAGGTTACGGTGAGCTGCCTTGAGGACGCCGATAAGGTTTTCGGATCAGCCCAGATAGCAGTTGCCCGTGCAGTTGCCGATGCAGTTGAGGAGGGAATAATCCCCGAGGAAAAGGTTGAGGACCTCGTGGTAATTGTCAGTGTATTCATACACCCCGAGGCAGAGGACTACCGCAAGATATACCAGTACAACTACGGGGCAACCAAACTAGCCCTCAGAAGGGCCATGGAGAACTACCCCTCAGCCAGAAAGGTCCTCAGTGAAAAGGACCGTGGAAGTCATCCCATCATGGGCTTCAGGGCAGTCAGACTCTGGAACCCCCCCTACCTGCAGGTTGCCCTTGACCTTGACAGTATGGAGGGGATGGAGAGGATCATTGACGCTCTCCCCAACAGGGAAAGGATACTCCTCGAGGCCGGAACACCGCTTGTCAAGAAGTTCGGTGTTGGTGTTGTAAGCAGGATAAGGGAGCTTCGAAGGGACGCGTTCATAATAGCCGACCTCAAAACCCTTGACGTTGGCAGGATAGAGGTTAAAATGGCTGCAGATGAGACTGCTGATGCCGTGGCCATATCAGGTCTTGGAACCGTTGAATCCATTGAGAAGGCCATCCACGAGGCCCAGAAGCAGGGCATATACTCCATACTGGACATGATGAATGTTGAAAACTTCGTTGATAAACTCAGGGGCCTCAGATACAAGCCAGACATCGTCCTCCTCCACAGAAATGTGGACCTTGAAACCCTCAGGGCAGAGCGTGGAGAGGACATTGGTGAAATGAGCGAATGGGGTAATATCAGGGAAATAAAGGATATACTCGGTCCCAGGGGCCTTGTGGCTGTTGCGGGCGGTATAACGCCCTCCAAGATGCAGGAGGCCCTTGATAGTGGCGCCGACATAATAGTGGTTGGAAGGTACATAATCGGCTCAAGGGATGTGAGGAGGGCAGCCGAGGACTTCCTGGAGCACATGCCCCAGGATCCCGACACCATGAGACTGCCCCTTGACGAGGACGAGTCAATCTAGCCAAGAAGAGGGTTGCATATGATAGTGGGTATATGTGGAAGCCCCAGGAAACAGGCCACCCATTACGTGCTTGAAAGGGCCCTTGAAACACTGGAGGATGAAGGGTTTGAAACCGAGTTCTTCACTGTGAGGGGTAAGAACATCTCACCCTGCAGGCACTGTGACTACTGCCTCAGAAACAGGGAGTGCGTGCTGAAGGACGACATGTACCCACTCTACGACCTCCTGAGGGGGGCCCACGGAATCATAATTGCAACCCCTGTCTACAATGGTGGTGTCAGCGCCCAGGTGAAGGCTATAATGGACCGCTGCCGGGCTCTGGGTGCAGAGGACTACGACTCCCTCAGGGGTAAGGTGGGTATGGGCATAGCTGTTGGTGGTGACAGGTGCGGGGGGCAGGAACCTGCCCTCATGCAGATACACACCTTCTATATCCTCAACGGGGTAATACCAGTAAGTGGGGGGTCCTTCGGAGCGAACCTTGGTGCATGTCTCTGGTCAAGGGACAGTTTGGAGGGCGTTAAGGAGGACTCCTATGGGTTAAAAACCCTTGATAAAACCCTCAAAATGTTTAAAAGGTTTCTGAATTTCCAGAACCCATAAAATTTACTTATTATCGTTACCCTCTGACCCAAAGGCTTATTTAAGGCACCGCCAGATCTATTTTTCCGGTGATTCAATGGCATCTTCAGGTACCTCCAAACTTCTAAAGGGCAGCTTCTTTATAATAATCGGCAACCTCCTTTTCAGGGTGGGTGGATACGTCTACCGGGTTCTAATGACACGTCTCCTTGGACCCGAGGGCTACGGGCTCCTGGGACTGACACTCCCATTCCAGGGTATATTCCAGATACTGGCCGCTGGGGGGCTTCCACCGGCAATAGCCAAGTATGTAGCCCAGCACCGGGCCCTCAAGGAGGATGAAATGGCCAGGCAAGTTGTTGTAACCTCACTGAAGGTCATGATATTCCTTGGTCTGACCTTCTCCCTCGTAATGTTCTTCACAGCCCCCTGGCTCGCAAACCAGTTCTTCCATAAACCAGCAGCCCAGTACCCCCTGCAGGCTGTTGCACTCATAACACCCTTCAGTGTAATAGTGGGGGCCTTCAGGGGCGCATTTCAGGGTATATACCGGATGGAGTATGTGGTGGTTACAAGGGCTGTTGAGCAGGTTTTCATGATAATCCTCGCAGTTGTCCTTGTGATGGCAGGCTTCTATGCAGCAGGGGCGGTCATGGGTACCGCAATGGGTTTTCTTGCCTCGGCCATATCCGCCATTCTGATATTTAAAAGGCTGATGAACAGCTACTTCCCACCTGCCCCCCCGGAAAAGAGGCTGACCATCAGGGAGGAGCTGGGACTTGTCAGGGTGCTTCTCTCATTTTCCATCCCCGTTATAATCACCGCCCTCTCTGAGATGGCAATATATGATATAAGTGTATTTGTGATAGGTGTGTTCATGGCAACAACCTCTGTGGGGTACTACACTGCGGCTGATCCCATTGCAAGACTCCCCCTTGTAATATCCCTCTCTGTGGCAACCGCTGTTCTTCCTGCGGCATCAGAGGCCTTCGCTCTGAAGGACAGGAGGCTCCTTGAAACCTACATTGTACAGTCATACAGGGTTGTGACTCTCCTTGTGCTCCCTATGTGTGTTGGCATAGCCGTCTTCTCAGAGCCCCTCCTTGAACTTCTATTTGGGAGCAACTTCATCTTCGGTGCTGGTGCCCTGAGCATACTGGTTGTTGGGATGAGCTTCTACACCCTTTTCATGATATCCTCAAGCATCGCCCAGGGAATAGGGTATCCCCGTCTTCCAATGTACGTGCTGGTTGCTGGAACTGTCATAAACCTTGCACTGAACGTTGTCCTCGTACCTTTACTTGGAATCGAAGGGGGAGCCCTTGCAACAACAATTGCTGCCCTTATCATAATGATCGTTATTCTCTGGAAGACCTCAGAGATAACCGGTGTGAAGCCCCCGGGCCTCTCACTTCTCAGGATAGGATTCGCATCAGGGGTTATGGGGGTCTTCATGCTGCTCCTTCCCCAGACCATAATGGGGCTCCTTCTGGCAATCCTGCTCAGTCCCCTGGTTTACGGTGCGAGCCTCCTCATTGCAGGGGGTGTTGAGAAGAGAGATGTGAGGCTTTTGAGGAAGTTTGCATCAAGGATGGGCTCCCTTTCAGGACCCGTGAACAGGGTGGCTGATTTTATGGATCGATGGGCAAGGTGATGGCATAAGAATATAAAGAACAAGATCCATAGGTTCTACAATGAGCTTCAGCTGCAGAATCACCATTGACGGAACCGAAGTCCCCGTGGATGAGAGGAGGTTCAAACTTCTCAGGCTGATCCAGAGCAGGGGTTCCATAAGCAAAGCAGCAGAGGAGACAGGTATTCCCTACCGCAGCGCCCTTGCATATATAAGGAACCTTGAGGAACTCCTTGGTGAAGAGGTTGTAGAAACCAGAAGGGGTGGAAAGGGGGGTGGTGGAGGTAGCAGACTCACAGAAACAGGTATCAGGGTTGTCCTGGAGTATCTTAAATTAAAGAGGGCCCTTGAAAGGCAGATTTCCAGTAACGAAATTCAGGGAACTGTTGAGGAGATTTCAGGGGATGGTTCAAGAATAAGGGTGGGAAATTCCCTACTGGAGGCGCCAATGGTTGAGGGGTTATCCCCTGGGGATGAGGTTATACTACTCGTTGACCCTGAGGATATTGTGCTCATGGGTGAAAGGTATGATACCAGCATGAGGAACATCATTCCAGGAACTGTTACAGGCCTTGAACTGGAGGGGGACATTGTGACTGTCAGAATCAATGCAGGTGACATTAAACTCAAAACCCGGATAACACGTGAATCCCAGAGGAAACTGAAACTGAACCCTGGATCCGATGTATATGCGGGTTTTAAGGCTGTTGCTGTTACTGTTCTTAAGATATGAATGATTGGTGGTGATTTAATTGAAGATCATTGTGGATCCAGATAAATGCACCGGATGCGGTGAGTGCCGTGAGGCTTGTCCCAAGGGGGGCAGGATATGGACCATAGACAGGAGAAAACCTGCCAGAGCCTCAAACCTTGAATTCTGCCACCAGTGCATGATATGTGCAAGTAAATGTCCTGAAGGCGCAATAAGGATCATAAGGGATGATAACTATGAGAAGAAGTCTGAAGACCAGGGAAACCCTTGAAACCCATGTGAAGGTTGATCTGAACCTTGATGGCAGTGGAAGGTCAAATGTAAATACGGGCCTTGGATTCCTTGACCACATGCTTGGATCACTGGCCCGTCACGGGCTTATGGACCTTGAGGTGGAGGCAAGGGGTGATCTGGAGGTGGACGACCACCACACGGTTGAGGATGTTGCGCTGACACTGGGTGAGGCCCTCAGGGAGGCCCTTGGTGATGGGAAGGGTATAAGGAGAATGGCCCATGCAATGGTCCCAATGGATGAGTCCCTGGCCACAGTTGCACTGGACCTGGGTGGAAGACCCTACACGGTACTTGAACTTGAGTTCAGTGGTGCCAGGATTGGGGATGTAACATCAGATAATATAGGGCATTTCTTTGAGTCATTTGCGGCTTCTGCGGCCATCAACATCCATGCGTCTGTCAGGGGAAGTAACGACCACCATAAGGCCGAGGCACTCTTCAAGGCACTTGCAATGGCACTTAGGGATGCTGTACGTGTTGAACACGATATGATTCCAAGCACAAAGGGCAGATTATAGAGAATCTGCAGAGAATGTGTGGATGACAACATGCTCCTGAAGTAAGTTCATTATTGCATCTTATCGTTTCTCAGTATGTGAATCAAGGATATTCTCACAGGTCATTGCAGATAGGGATTCTTATGTTATGGATGCAATTTTATTAAACAGTTTTCACTTAAATTTATACAGATACAGCTTGCAGTTTACGGCTGATGATATTAGCCAGTCTGCGTCACAATCCATCACGGAAGAATCTTATTAAAAAATTTAAGGGGGGTAACTGCTTTGTGTGAACTTCTGGGGTTCTGTTTTAACAGAAAAGTGGAACCATCCTTTTCCCTCAGGGGTTTCAGGATGAGGTCAGAGTATAATCCTCACGGCTGGGGGCTGGCCTTCTATCCAGATAAATCGGTACAGGTTTACAAAGAGCCCTGCCCATCAAAGGAGAGTCCCCTGTCACAGTTCCTGGAGAACTATGAACCCATAAGTTCCAGGATCATAATATCCCATATACGTTGGATAAGCAGGGGGGATAAGTCCCACAGAAACACACACCCCTTCCAGAGGGAATGGGATGGAAGGGACTATGTGTTCGCCCACAACGGCACCCTCGACATGAATAACCCTGAGGGTGGAAGGTATAAGCCCGTTGGAACAACTGACTCCGAGATCGCATTCTGCCACATAATGAACCGCATCAGTGATGAGGGCATTAAATTCCGGGATGATGGGGATTACAAGTGGCTCCGGGGTGTCATGAAGGAGATCAACGGGCTTGGGAATTTTAACTGTCTCCTCTCTGATGGTACGCACCTCTTCTCCTATCATGACATAAAAGGATACAATGGCCTCCGCCAGTTGCATCGAAAGGCGCCCTACGGTCCTGTTGAACTCCTTGATGATGATTACCAGATAGACCTCGCCCACGAGAAGAAGCCTGACCAGGAGGGTTACATCATCGCAAGCAGACCATTAACCAGTGAAAAATGGGAGGCCTTCATTCCAGGGGAATTGAGAGTTTACAGAGATGGGAAGTTAATCTGCAGGGTCAGCGAGTAAAACATCTGACCACTGGTAAGCTGCAGCTCATTATTTCCAGCGAGCCAGGTCATCCTATTACACATTTTCATTATAGTATTCAAATGCCGCGGGACCCTAATGTGCAGCCATGGAGTATACACACTCTGGAACTATAAGTATAACTGCAAAGTGAGAATTAAAATCCTAATTAAAAGGCTCATGCATCAGAAAAAATAAGTGGTTGAAGATCTATTCTGGCTTGGCCAGAAGATCCGTCTTGCTAAGTGTTTCGCCTTCCTTACCGTGTGGTGTTCTAAGCACGGTGTCGTTGGCCTTTTCGATTTCCCTTGCTTCAACTGCAAGTCTGGCAGCTGCAGATAGCATTTCGTGTGCTGAGGCAACGATTGGTATGTACTGGTCAGGGTCCTGTACCATGAAGCAGCCCCTCACGTCTATGTCAGCCACCTTGGTTGCTATCTCATATGCAGCCATTGCCTTGGCCTTTGCATATGGGTTTGTGTAGCCTGCTGCTTCAACCGCCTTATCTGTGTCTATTACCACCTGTGGAAGTTCAGGTGACTTTCCGGATTCAACATCCGCGATCATTGCATCGATTGTGTTCTGCACAACCCTGTATGCTCCTGTGAATGCAAGAACCTTTATAACGTCGGAGTTGAAGGATGCCATCTCTGTTGGGTCCAGGAACTCCCTTCTTGCCCCTATCATGGGGTCTGCCTTGACTATTATGTATCCAAGTCCCTGCTCCTCTATTTCATCCTTGACCCTGAGGCCGGGTGCGTCACCTATTATCATGGCTGGAACATCAGCCTCTGACAGGAGCTCCCTTGCCTTTGCAGGGCCTGGTGCACCAGGGTTTGGGCTTATGAATATAACAAAGTCCCTATCCATTTCAAGCATGGTTGGTACTGCCCTCTCGATTTCATCGGGGTTCATCTTTGCACCTGAACCCACGACACAGACATCGATGTTTGGCCTGTCTGCCCTCTCATCAAGTAACAGGTCCAGCACAGGTGAGGTCCCGATGTTACCACATTTTATTATACCAATTTTTACAACCATTAGATCACCAGAATCTTATTATTTTGCACCTTATTAAGTATTTTATGATTTAAAGATTATGATTAAGCTTTTATATGAGTAGTATATTTTTTACCTTTTCTGGGATCATGATGATTAAAATTTAAATTATATATAATATTTTAATCATTTAATTTAATATTGGGTTTATTAATCCTCCTCCCTTTCAACCACAAGAACGTTGCCTGTGAATATTTTTGAGAAGATCTCCCTCCTTATCCTGATCCTCCCCATGGCAGGGTCAGCC is part of the Methanothermobacter sp. K4 genome and encodes:
- a CDS encoding DUF63 family protein yields the protein MISELQEFLESNFFYLHPGYTPLNTVVFGIVLGAVVLVILRMFRWLKKSPRELLVPLLPFIFLGSGARALVDNGIYPLTHLLVTPGIYILVGLTAIATLLISVKLEKIYGWDYRKLVFATGAILSIPNIISMQNINPIPFFSVLGVFLASAVLFYIISIKWELLRERMNLYVICAHLFDASSTYVAVDLYGYAEQHVLPSAFTALTGTALVMFPLKIAVIVAALYAIDRYVEDPGDSDLLKLVIFILGLAPGLRNFLSLSMAV
- a CDS encoding PHP domain-containing protein, with product MIRIDPHIHTVYSGDARGTPQDILKRASIVGLDVVAIADHNTVKGSLIAMGASAEFGVTVVPAVELSTSAGHIVALGVQEEIQRGLTPAETLDEIHSQDALAIIPHPFVRYRQGLFVNERNLRVDALETLNSRYIVGYSNWRARKFARKRGIPEIGASDAHFVEAVGSSFTVVESENTVDDIIDGIRRGKTRPEGRRTPLPLIVREVINKKLIGRMRNDI
- a CDS encoding DUF1786 domain-containing protein, which produces MKILAVDVGAGTQDIMYHDTTVDRIENSIKMVMPSPTRIIAERIRGITEDIFIHGQTMGGGPVSRAIMEHLERGYRVVMTPEAARTIRDDLERVRAMGIEISDRDPGLRRVKLGDVDLEAIAGALGHFDVELEIDFLGVAVQDHGAGGDMGDRNFRFMKIREKLTEPVKPQEFSYLGDVPDYFTRMKSIEGSAEHPILMMDSKFASIAGALLDPAVDADGPLVAVDAGNGHTLAASILDGRIHGVMEHHTKMLSPEKLEELLLKLARGEITHQEVHGDGGHGAHVLEGVGEPEVVVATGPQRRILDETPLRVHHAAPAGDVMMTGPVGLIGSIEYRVMH
- a CDS encoding TrpB-like pyridoxal phosphate-dependent enzyme; its protein translation is MNKIVLDENEIPKKWYNINPDLPSPLPEPRNPEGGENIENLPRVFSRGVLEQEMSMERWIKIPREVRDVYKMIGRPTPLFRAKGLEEMLDTPARIYYKREDYSPTGSHKLNTAIAQAYYAREDGAERLTTETGAGQWGTALSLACSLMDLQCKVYMVRVSFNQKPFRKTIMQLYGGEVVPSPSDHTEFGKKILSEDPEHPGSLGIAISEAMEEALQYENVYYSLGSVLNHVLLHQTVIGLETQKQLEIAGETPDIMIGCVGGGSNFGGAVFPFIKDKIDGKLDCEFIAAEPKSCPTLTQGEYRYDFGDTAGMTPLLKMYTLGHDFVPPSVHAGGLRYHGMSPQVALLVREGIVKARAVAQHEIFESGVKFAKAEGVVPAPETCHAISVAMEEARKCRETGEEKTIVVSFSGHGLLDLQGYGDYLEGKI
- a CDS encoding bifunctional 5,6,7,8-tetrahydromethanopterin hydro-lyase/3-hexulose-6-phosphate synthase, giving the protein MYRIGEALIGSGNEVAHIDLIIGDKEGNAGAAFANGLTTLSLGHTPLLSVIRPNLMTKPATLIVPKVTVSCLEDADKVFGSAQIAVARAVADAVEEGIIPEEKVEDLVVIVSVFIHPEAEDYRKIYQYNYGATKLALRRAMENYPSARKVLSEKDRGSHPIMGFRAVRLWNPPYLQVALDLDSMEGMERIIDALPNRERILLEAGTPLVKKFGVGVVSRIRELRRDAFIIADLKTLDVGRIEVKMAADETADAVAISGLGTVESIEKAIHEAQKQGIYSILDMMNVENFVDKLRGLRYKPDIVLLHRNVDLETLRAERGEDIGEMSEWGNIREIKDILGPRGLVAVAGGITPSKMQEALDSGADIIVVGRYIIGSRDVRRAAEDFLEHMPQDPDTMRLPLDEDESI
- a CDS encoding flavodoxin family protein is translated as MIVGICGSPRKQATHYVLERALETLEDEGFETEFFTVRGKNISPCRHCDYCLRNRECVLKDDMYPLYDLLRGAHGIIIATPVYNGGVSAQVKAIMDRCRALGAEDYDSLRGKVGMGIAVGGDRCGGQEPALMQIHTFYILNGVIPVSGGSFGANLGACLWSRDSLEGVKEDSYGLKTLDKTLKMFKRFLNFQNP
- a CDS encoding flippase; protein product: MASSGTSKLLKGSFFIIIGNLLFRVGGYVYRVLMTRLLGPEGYGLLGLTLPFQGIFQILAAGGLPPAIAKYVAQHRALKEDEMARQVVVTSLKVMIFLGLTFSLVMFFTAPWLANQFFHKPAAQYPLQAVALITPFSVIVGAFRGAFQGIYRMEYVVVTRAVEQVFMIILAVVLVMAGFYAAGAVMGTAMGFLASAISAILIFKRLMNSYFPPAPPEKRLTIREELGLVRVLLSFSIPVIITALSEMAIYDISVFVIGVFMATTSVGYYTAADPIARLPLVISLSVATAVLPAASEAFALKDRRLLETYIVQSYRVVTLLVLPMCVGIAVFSEPLLELLFGSNFIFGAGALSILVVGMSFYTLFMISSSIAQGIGYPRLPMYVLVAGTVINLALNVVLVPLLGIEGGALATTIAALIIMIVILWKTSEITGVKPPGLSLLRIGFASGVMGVFMLLLPQTIMGLLLAILLSPLVYGASLLIAGGVEKRDVRLLRKFASRMGSLSGPVNRVADFMDRWAR
- a CDS encoding TOBE domain-containing protein, translated to MSFSCRITIDGTEVPVDERRFKLLRLIQSRGSISKAAEETGIPYRSALAYIRNLEELLGEEVVETRRGGKGGGGGSRLTETGIRVVLEYLKLKRALERQISSNEIQGTVEEISGDGSRIRVGNSLLEAPMVEGLSPGDEVILLVDPEDIVLMGERYDTSMRNIIPGTVTGLELEGDIVTVRINAGDIKLKTRITRESQRKLKLNPGSDVYAGFKAVAVTVLKI
- a CDS encoding ferredoxin family protein, translating into MKIIVDPDKCTGCGECREACPKGGRIWTIDRRKPARASNLEFCHQCMICASKCPEGAIRIIRDDNYEKKSEDQGNP
- the hisB gene encoding imidazoleglycerol-phosphate dehydratase HisB, whose protein sequence is MRRSLKTRETLETHVKVDLNLDGSGRSNVNTGLGFLDHMLGSLARHGLMDLEVEARGDLEVDDHHTVEDVALTLGEALREALGDGKGIRRMAHAMVPMDESLATVALDLGGRPYTVLELEFSGARIGDVTSDNIGHFFESFAASAAINIHASVRGSNDHHKAEALFKALAMALRDAVRVEHDMIPSTKGRL
- a CDS encoding class II glutamine amidotransferase, whose product is MCELLGFCFNRKVEPSFSLRGFRMRSEYNPHGWGLAFYPDKSVQVYKEPCPSKESPLSQFLENYEPISSRIIISHIRWISRGDKSHRNTHPFQREWDGRDYVFAHNGTLDMNNPEGGRYKPVGTTDSEIAFCHIMNRISDEGIKFRDDGDYKWLRGVMKEINGLGNFNCLLSDGTHLFSYHDIKGYNGLRQLHRKAPYGPVELLDDDYQIDLAHEKKPDQEGYIIASRPLTSEKWEAFIPGELRVYRDGKLICRVSE